Below is a window of Pocillopora verrucosa isolate sample1 chromosome 6, ASM3666991v2, whole genome shotgun sequence DNA.
CCCTCCGCACAAATATTTTAAGCATAATTTTGATTTGGAGTTACTGGCTCAAACTAGAAATACGCGATTTCAAGTGTATGATGTCACACTGTCGATGaattacatacaaaaaaaacacgCTAAACTTGATATAATATTTcaacaaattaatatttttattaaactatGCGACACAGAACTCTTGTATCAGTACAAAATATGAAACTCTGGGCTAATTTCTTTCCAATTCTGCTCCTTGCGAAGCTCCGTAATCTATTTCACAATTGTACATgtacaaatttacaaatttaattaAACCATTCCCAGTAAGTGGCGTAAAATAGACGTAAAAATTCTTCCATTCACCAGCCCTAATAAATTCGAAGATAATTCTGTACATAGAAAATGTTTAGCTATGTACaagaaacattaaaaacattctaCTCTAAACGTAATTTAAAAGTTCGTGTGTATGGCAAACGCGATGCAAGTCCGGTCCAATGGGTTGGTGGATCATGTGTTCAGAGTTATCTCTATGGCTTTAAAATACCTCCGTTGGTCTTTTAAAATAGTCCTTGCTGATCCAATGATACTTATCgaagttttccttgttattaaCGCTTCTTGTGGAAAGTATCTGCTTATTGTTGAACTGCGAGCATTGACGATAATCCGTGTTGAAGTAAAAGGGTTGAAGATGCCTTTGAGAGTGATTAGTAAATTGCTGGTGCGGCTGATGGTGTTGTTGTTGAGGGATTTTACAATAAATCGGACAAATCGAACCTTTTCCTATTCTACAAGACACATCTCCTGGGTCAATCCACAATGCTAGTCCGCCTGGGAAGAGCTCTAACAGAACTAAAGGTGATATTCCACTCGCCTTCGTCGCTGTCAGTAACACTGGGTCGATGCCTGTTAGCTCATCGATGTTGATGCATCTAAATGCATTTCCCTTCAACGGCTTCTTCGGATGCCAGTGGTTCTCGAATCTCGCAGTGATTAATTGTTCTAATGTGTCCTTAAATTTTTGAATCTGTTCTTGGTTTACTTTAGAGTTCCTTGAAAGAACCTCCGAGAGGAACTTGATGGCCGAGCAAACTTCTTCTTTCATGTTTGTTGACTCGGTTAATTTCTTGGCAACGTTTCTTTTAAGTAGCGTCGCCCCAGTACGTTTTTTCCTTCCCAGAGTATGCGGTATTATTACAAAGATAATTCTATTCGTTAAGGCAAAACACTGTTTTACCTCTGGTCACCAAGGACTAAAAAGTTTGTGAATAATAATTCCCTCCACTGAGAATTGGTCTATTTATATTGAAAGCTGTTGAGGAACATTCGAGTTTGAATACACTTCGCCGGGGAAATTTTCATGCCAAAAATAGATACTCTCGTCACACCGCACCAATCACTAGCGAGTTTGAACAATAAGTGGTATTGTTACCGTGGTAACCAGGGTGTGTATCTGACGCAAGACTGTCGAAAACACACGTGTTTTGCACGACGTAATCGCTATTGTTGGCTACAATGTTGACGAAGAATATCGTCCACATGGGCGCGTGTCGAAATCCAAGCCACGGAACACAATTTTATTCGAAAGTAAGggtttttaaatcattttaaaaaaaacttcacctGTGCTATCCTCTTTGCGGTAATTAAAAGCTTCGAAGAGTACATGACGAGAAAAACTGAACATGAAACCCCATTCAAACAGACGTGAGAAGTATCAGCTGATGCTTACCTCACGTATTTTAGCGGGTTACGTCAAGTGAGGTTTAATGATAATACCCGACCCACACCTATGAATTGTATCAAAATCCAGCACAAGTAATTTGTTCGTGaagagtaaaagaaaaaatttcaaccctGACTCGAAGAATActtaaaattgaatttccaTTCGAGAAcataaagaatatatatatttgaacCGAAACAGTTTCGAACTAATTTTAGCCCATGGAACCGAAAGCATttggaacaaagaaaacttatcaAAGTAATCATTAACGTATTTAAAAATCCTTCTCTTCTCTAGGGCGTTCAATGGCTCCCCCAAAAAGTTTTTTGAGAGAAGCTGATCGGAAAAGGAGGGTAAGAACACGGCCATTTAAGAGTTACTGTGTTGTTGATCGACAACTTTCACTGTTTTGTGCGAAACCATTTTAATCATATCTTCACTGCTCTCTAAGGGAGATAAGACAATAATGATAGCGGGAAATACTAGACTATTGTTAAGCTCCGGAAGTGACCTGTGACGTACCTAAACAAAACGTGACCCACCGAAAGGTTACTTTCTAAGGCGTGACATATTGCTAGATCCCCTTCGTCAAACATTTATCTTTTGTTTGGGAACGTCTGGCTCCGTTAGTAACTGATTACCTAATGCGTAAGAGGTAGTTTGAAGACTGTAGCGATACTTAATTTACCAGAGTCTGCTTCTACGGAGAGAAGAAATAGCGCCATAGGCTCATTTCCCGTAGAGCGGCTAGTTGTCAAGCCTAAATCAATACAGAGTTTCAGAGTATTAAAAACGTATCATTCCTTGTAACTCCTATGCGATTTCATTACTCCAGAATATGCAAATCATTGACCCCTTTGCACCCAATGGCTATCCTACTCAGGGTCCCCAGGGACAAGGCCCTCAAACTTCCAAGGTCTTATTATTGATTCTTCCTGTCATAAAACTACCAAACCATCATGTAACAGGCACGGTCTTCAGTAACTTATTTACTGATTAAGATTAAAAACTGAACCCTATACCTATTGAGCCCTATACCTTACTGTAACCGACAGTGGCACGTTTTTAGgatcaaacttaaaaaaaaaacagtattgTCACTTTTAATTAATGTGAAGTATTTAGTTCTAAAACCTATAACTCAATGATTTCATCAAAATACTTATTCAAATCCACTAACCTAACATACACCTTTTAAAGGTTTGTTATTCCTAAAAATTTCTTATTCTCCTTCCACATTGGAAGTGACTACAACTTGATATACAGTTATACTTTACAACAAGTTTATTCACCTGGATGAACAACTACAATCTCTTTTCCCCAAAGTTACTTTATCTCCTGAATTTGAGTACCATTATATGTACTACAGTTACTCTAATTTTCCTCACCATATCTATCAAAAATAACTAATCGTTCTTGCAGTGCATTACAACTTGCGGTATCCACCTTGATTGTTGCGGCTACAGTGTCGCCAAATCAAGTAGCCAATGACAGCAACAAGAGCAAGCCCAGCCAATGAACACCCAACTGCAATGGCTACTGTGTGACTTTCATGTTGCCTATTCGGCTGCTTTGTTTTCGGTGGACTTGTAGACGGAGATGCAGTTGGAGTCGTAGGGTGAACACAATTTGTCACTGTAGAGGAGTAGAATAATTGTAGAATCAAATCAGATTCTTAAATGAGAAACATATTGTACTCTTGATAGAAGGGGTAAGTTGGTAGACACCATGGTGTTGCAGCAgcaggagagtataacagggtaagtTAGTATTAACTggcttttaaaaatcttttttatggtggccaatttacgttgtcaactcagttgataatagtaCATTACCCTGTAACTTGTCGACTCTTACACTAAGGGTGGGCTGAATTGCTATTATTTCATATTCAAGTAAATTAGCCTTTTTTGACCTCCACAACATGTTTAAAAACATTACAGAATTTTCACTGAAAAGCAAGGCCAAGTAGGCCAATTAAAATGTACATAAAGGAATAGCAAATCATGCCCACCATTAAGAAACATGTTGCTGGGCAGTGAGAGAGTCTTTATAATTAGTTATACAAACTCTACAATAActatcaatttgaatttttgagcAGCTACAAGATGATTTTGATGCTTAAGTTACTTTTTGGTTTGATCCAGAGCTCCTTGTGACCAGTCATCAAGCATTTCATTCTCCTTTACAAATTACAAGGAAGCTTCCTGTGGGATCCATTACCTAATGCTTATTACATAGTTGCCAGTTAgaacaaaacacagaaaaaaataattcctacCATTGCCAAAATGCCCACTTTTTACACCAAAGGGTTGAAACTTAAATCTAGTCAAAGTAACTTCAGCACTGGATTTCTTAGCTGTAAGATTGATGGCAGGAGCAGATGGACAGGCATAAGCATCACCGATGCCGGCAGACAGTGCATGGAATGTCTCTTTGACAGAATGGAATACAGTGGTAGAgtctgttgtaaaaaaaaaaaaaaaaaaaaagaaaaaaagatcacaaaacaaacaatttttggaCAGTGAACTTCTGTTTAGtcaaaaaaaggcaaagctACAGAGCATCTGATGTAGAACTTTTCATGGAAGGGAAAGACacatttacaaaacaaaacaaaaacataggcatgcatagcatgcctgaGTTACTTTTTTTAAGCTAGATAGGGCAAAATGGGACATTTTGTGTTCCTaatgtttcataattttcaaaagaacaaaaatattggaTTACTTTGCAtcaggagagagagagaggaaacaTAATTTATCTAAACTCACACAAGcattttgtggtctattgtctctattgtctCACTACTTCTAAGCAAATGTAAAAATTCATTGGTGCCATGCTTACTGTAGTCTCCTTCACCTTGTTGTTTGGTCTCATCACACAATGCCCTCTATTCCCTGTTGGGGAGAGAGCCAAtgtgtgacaagaccaaataaCAGTTGCAAAAGAGACTACGCTTACAGCCATTCCTGTGACAAAAGGAAAGTCAAAATTATCTGTGTACAGTTCGTcgcctcaaaaatataattccacaTAATGTTACTCTGAAAGACAGACTGAAACTAttgtatctccaatagaccCTAGCCAAAGATAAACTGCGATCTTGCACAGGGGAAGATACACTGagcaagagaaaaggataatatttcaaagagggatccttgattggttgttgcctatctggactttgccctgtGTGTGTGAAATATGTGATAAagtgcaggttgtttacaaggaattaacatgCTATTGGGTTAAttccaaggtagctaaaagcaaactttatttgtagaaaaagtcaaaacgcaGGAGAATGCAAGGAAAATTTCCTATCAGTAGCATTAAGtttcatgtgaatttttttcagtgatgttGGATAATGTGGTTAGAATACTTGATAAAATGTGGGTTGTTTACAGGGAAATGTCATGTGATGGAGCAAAGTCTAATGtagaatacaattcaagcacatTGAAATTGCCTGATATTCATGTCATGCAAATGATTGAGTATGTTCTGATTGAACTTTGAACGTGGTATGTGATGGAATGTTAGTTTTTGGGCCTGTACATTGTGAGAAAAGGAGCagaaaaaacacattttaacttaaaattaatacaatgaaaataaatgtgaaTCTTTCATATCCCAATAAATCTTGACCTTACTTGATGAGGCTCTTGCAAAGGCCACAATCATAACAGTTatcaaatgagcccaaaatttctggttaaagtcattctttgtgcactgAGCCCCatgattccatgacatcatttatgAGAAAACAATACCCAAATGCTGTGATTGGTCTGTAATATCCAAATGCTGTAATATGATTGCGAGATAATACACTTATGcagaaatctgattggtgcaagatacaaACCCTtatgcagcaatctgattgaTGCAAGATACAAACCCTGATgtggcgatctgattggtgtgaGATACAAACCATAATGCGACAATCTGATTAGTGCAAGATACAAACCCAAATGTGACAAAATGATTGGTGCAATATACAAACCCTAATGTAACAATCTGATAGGTAcaagcaacataccactctacaaGCTAACatagagtttttctttttaattaaaaaaattaactcaaaaaATGTTCTGACTTACTGTTGAATTTCACTGAGAATGTTAAATTAGCAGCCATCCAGTACTGAGTCACTGTATTTGTTGTTGTGTCTTTAGAAAATTTCTCAAAGTGCATGGTGAAGCTACAATCGTGACTGTGAGTGCTCCAGCTTAATTTGATGAAAGGGTGATCTTTGCTTCTGGTGTCACATTCACCACTTGACTTGGCATTTTTTGGAAGCTCGAAGGTTAATTTCTGGAAGAGTAAAGAGAAATCCAAAGACAGTTTTAAGTatataaatcttaaaaaaacttCACACACCAGCTATGTGGCTGTTTCTTGGTTTCCATAGcataaaaacaacaactacgATTGCTTACCCTTTATGAGATGCTACTCCTGAGAAGGTTGCCTCTCTGTATTTTGTCAATTTTCCATTATGATTTAAATTTAggctctcttttttttggggTGAGTACACAGCTTTAGGCTACATGGAATTTTTTAAGGTCTGAAAATTAGCTGATTTGTTGTCTTCTCACAAATTCTTAGGGCATATACCTAAGGATCCAAAGGAAACTTGACAATTCACTTTACTTTACACCTTCTTTTGGCTTCTGCACAATTATTGAGAATGGTACTTACCTTTGAACTGGTTGTGACATCAAATTTGGCTGCCAtataagcaaacaaacagactGTACCATTGTTTTTCACTGTAAAGTTGCCTGGTCCTGGTGGGAGTGAGGTAGGTGTGGGATGCACAGTAGATGATGGTAACACAGTGGGCACAGGAGTTGGTCTGATTGTTCCAGTACTTGGTGGCATTACACTGCTGTTAAGTACTGCTGTTGTCATGTGTGAAGGTGTGATAGTCATGTTCTGAGGTGTAACAGTTCCATTAAATGAAGCTGTGACAGTCAAATTGCCAGGTTTGACAGTCTTGCGAGGAGAAGGTACAACAGAGGAAGATGATGATGTAACAGTCACCTTGGTAGAAGTCACAGTCTTCCTTGGAGAGGGAATGGaggtattttttccaaatgagTGTGTGACAACTGAGCTCTGGACAAGATTGGATGCTGAGGTTAGACTACCTGTAGCTCCAACAAACATCCAATGACAAAagactgaaaatttttaaaaatacataaaaaacaaatacaggaagaaagacagagagaaaaaaaaaattaaaccaattttATTGGAAATTAATGGTATCCTATTTCTAGACCAGTTACAACTCATTATATAATATGGGGTAAGTCTTTCAGTATCAAACCCACCTGATTATAAGGATGAAGATATCATTAAAGTCCTGCGTACTTCAAACCTGACGAAGATTTTGTTATTCATTATAGTACATTTTTAACGAGAACTCATTGATCTGATGAAGGAGTCTCAAAACCTTTGCAATAGGCTACATTATTGTCTCTGGGTATGTCAGTTCCCTAACTCTCTAACTTCCAGTTCTCCTTCTTGGACTGATTAGGAACTCTTACATTATACAAAAATAACGATTCTTTCAATCAACTTGCTGCAAGTCTCTCTTTTGCAATATTTCTGGACTCAAAAACCTTTTAACTGAATATCAGTTTTTCCCATCTGCAAGTAAACCTCATTTTCATCAGGAAGTATATGCTCCTCCCTCAAAGAAAAAGTGATGGTCAAAAAGACTAAAACAATATCTCATGATTGGTCATTATCACCTTTTTAAAACCTTCAAAGTCTTGTACTGAAGCATAGCGATTGGTTCAAAGTTCGTATAATATTGTTGCATAGTTAATTTTGCAATCAGCTAACCTAACAACTCTTCATAAACTCCCTGCATGATATACTTACAAGTacgaaatgaaataaaacttagaTTCGTCGATTATTGCAGTTCAGTGAAGGTTTACCGCAAAATACTATGGTACTTTATTCTACAAAATAATAACGAGGTAAGCACAATGGGGCTCACATATCAGAGCCTGCTTTCGATTCCAAACTCAATGGCAATCCAGAGAAGTAAAGCTACAGGGTCCAAAATTAATAttgaggtaaaatttccgcacagccccatactacattatgcattcagtttttggatagagaaaacaacgacaaaaaacaatacattgccattgggaaaacagatttgttttacaattgtATGGGActatgcggaaattttacccgtTTCAGCTGTAGTATCAGTTGTCTTCCACTGTTCCGCGTCGGTTATGAAACCTCACATCAGCAGAGCTCTGATTATCGAGCATCGATCCTAACATcttaaataagagaaaaaacTTATCGGAAGAGATAATTTTACCTGAATAGTGGACACAAGCGGCAAACAAAAGGTGCAGGTAAGCCATGATGATAGCCGAAATAGGCACCAGCTAATTAACCACGATGCCAGACATTGAAAGTTATAGCAATCGCAGAGTATGACGTTTACATCACGTGTCTATCTGATGTCTTAGGAGCTTCCCATTTGGCGGTGCCTTTGTGAACCTCCTGCTCGGTTTAAACAAATGGAGGACTCATGTGCATGCCATTAGTTCAGCCGTCAGAGCAGCCCTATCAACCTCTGATGAAATGAATataaagtaaagcctttatacaggaccaagtggcccatggggccagCACTTAACTCCGGCTTCCTTAGCATAAAGCAGCTaagagtattgctactcccccctggatgggatactAGTTCattgcagggttacccccagcatatttgctggtacccatttgtacactTAGGGGAAGAGAAGCACTGCAAGAATAAAATGTCTTGCTTAAGAACACAATGACCCCAGCCAGGGCTTGAACCACTCAATCTGGAGTCAagcacactaaccatgaggccagTGCCTCCACAAGGAAATGAATATGATGACCACTTTTTTACTTCAAGAACAGCTGTTATACATGTTTGTGAGTTCAAatcattattaaaataataagcAAATGCAAATAGAATTGAGTagatttttattcaaaacatcTTCAAACCCTGCATGTATCAAAAACATGGGCACCAACAAACACAACTTTGCTTGGcaggggaaaagaaaaagagagtgGAGAAGCACCAGGGTCACATTGTCTACCTACTGGTCACAATTTTTGGCTTTTGGCATCAAAGGAATATGCAAAGGGAAGGAACTTCTCCATTTTCTCTTCTTAATCCTCTCTTTCCTTCTCTCCCTCCTTCTCCAAATCACCCTTCCACTGCCTGATACAAAAGGTTAAATATCACACATTCTAAACTATGTCTATGATTGTCAAAAAAGGAGTtacaattaaaaatgtcttcacAGTATGCAATTTCCTCCATCACAAACATCAGATGCAAGGAATCTCTCATTGCTAACAAAAATTGAGGGTATCAAAAAGGGCCATCCACAACAATATCAGGAAATGTGGCTGCTACTCTTTTCCATGCAATACTCAAATCTATGGCCACATTTACTTCTAAGTTGAGTCAAACAAAACatcaagatttaaaaaaaaaggactgtaTCACAATAAATTGGATTTAGCTTGTTAtaatcagaaataaaaaaaaattttaattagtgaACTAGCAatcttttatttaattgattttattttgtgtgCTCCTTCTACTGATTCCTCACACTGACCAGTTGTAGCTTTGACTCTAGTACATACATGTATCTGTTACAGagggtaaaaaacaaaaaacaaaaaaaaagaaagaaagggaaaatttcccAATAGTATGGTGTTACCAAAATAGGAAATTGTACTGACAGGAATGAAAAGCCAATttttgaaagattatttttgtCTCAGAGAGCTTAACAtcaagaagaatttaaaatcagGTTCACACAGAGGATAAGACAGAAAGTGTCCAGAAAGAAGCACAACAAAATGACCACACTAACACATGGCTATCAACAGGTATATTTCATCTGTGTGATCATTGTTTGGCGCAAGCTTGTTCCCCATAGATCTTCCACTAGACCTTCTCATATCCACGGTGACTCTTGCGGCGGCCGATGACATAAGCAATCAGTACAATGAGCACCAGACCAGCCAAGGCACAGCCCACTGCTATTGGAACAATATCACTGTCTGAGCTCTTATTATGAGTAGGAGTTGGTGTGGGATGGTCCTGGTAGCAATCTTTGCCTAAATAGGAGGAATTGGGTTTTACTTCCATTCCAGAAAGTTACACAATCAATACATTTGTAATCAGTACTACAGTGCGAAAATTATGTGGCCATCTTTGTAAGAGCAGTCCAGAGCATTTCACAATGCAAAAAAGGTTTGCCTCAAACTTTGTCcattaaactatctttggtagtaagtaaagaaaaccacaaTTATTGAGAGCTCTTAAtaatcaaagctgcaaaaggccctttaAGATCTCTAGTGACATTGAAAACTTCAAAAGCTGACAAGCTCACTCCTTGTAACACACTGCATGCAGCAAGAAATCATTTGTATTCCTAGATTTTGTGATATCTCAGGGGTTtagaaaacatttcaattttgatgtgTGTTTATTCAGAGGTTTgccaaaacttttgaaaaaaacaccAATTAGatagctttctgaaattggtcaaaagtactctttctttctcgagtgctatttctcaagtccagacTGGACCATTTAAAAAATCCAGTTCATTTCTCCTAATAAGCTGTTTGAAAGcatagaaatgtaaaaacatctAGCACTTATTAATTTCCTTCGCTgtagtgacttcaaacttttgacTGATTTTGCTTGTGTGACAGCAAGATTATGCAATTTAGTCTGTTGAGCTTGATTATTGAGCACTTGCAATAATGGTAGTTTTATTTACTTCCTACCAAAGGTAGTttaatgggcaaagtttgagacaaaacttttttctgatgCAAAATGCCCTGGACTACGCTAACAGAGATCGCCACATAACAAGAAAATACAATCACCTGTGACCACCAGATCAATGCTACAGAATCACCCAAATGTTTGTGTTTACATGTtaaagaaatgtacaaattcCCACTAGAGAAAACATTCTTCCATTCCCCAACACAACACACCCTTTGTAGTCAAAATTCAAATTGCtgtgtaattttaaaatttgaatttgaactGGGCATATAGCCCCCACCAATCATTCACAATTTAATTTCCAAATTCATCAGTGGCTCATTGGATAGAAGGGGTAAAAACTCTAATACAAACCTGATCCAAAGTCCTCAGAGTTTTTCTGCACAAATGGTTCAACCTTCCAATCCATGAAATCTGCTTGGACTTGGTAGTCTTTCTTACCTGCCGTAAGAGTGAATGTTGTGTCTTTTTTGCAGTAATAGTAGCTACCATTCGTACCACTAATACTAGTATTTGGGAACAGTGTATATGAGGCATTAACCACTCCCTCTGCAATAAAGGAAGAAAGAGAGCCATTAGTCATAAAATTgtgtaaaattaaaatacctTCTCATTCCTGAATGCAATCTCAAATATTTGatcaaacacacacacacacacacacaaaagagCTTCTCAAGTTTTCCTGATTACTTTAACCATTTACTCAAAATACTGTGGAGATTTAGTTTTAAACTTAATACTCAACACCCACAATTATTCATGTTCTTCTGAAAGGGAAAACTTCTGTCtttcctattttttctttttcttatcgTACTTTCTTATTAGTGGTCAAACTTATTAACTACTTCTCTGAtgggtttatttatttatctctcACTGTCTTAACAATCTTGATTCCAATGTaaacatttattgaattttaataACATagacaataataacaacattaTTAATGATAGGTAATAATTAATCACTGAAGTAAAAGTACATATCCACCACTTACACTCATACCAAGGTTAAATAACTGTTTCAGAACATACCAAGCAGAAACCTTAAATTAGCTATTTCTGTCAATTTAGAGAAAAATGGTAGGCCCTCCACCTCTTTTTGTGGATGGTACTTGCTATTCTAGCAACAAAATAGCCAAATGGCATGTGTCAAAAACGGTATTCACCTGAGTGGTATGCAAAATGACGTGTCAAAAACACTATTCACCTAAGTGGTATATACTCATTGGAAATATTCAACTAGGGAAACTTCTTCAGTCACTCAACATTTAACACTGCATCTGTTGACTTTTATTAAAACTTGACTGGTTATTACTATCATCATAAATTATTGGTATGTTATTACTATATCTtcattataattatcatcattctTATGACTACCATTATCATTTCCCCTATCATATCATCAAAATCAATATTACAACCTGTGGCATTTGAGAACATTGGGTTGTTCTTGAGGTTGGCCAGGAAAGACACACTGCTCAACCGCCAGGTGGAAGAACTGTCATTACCGGCAAATTCAATTGACAAAGTGTAAAATGGTCTTTGTTTCGTCCATGTTAGACTCAGCATCCCACAGTTACCTGTAATGTTCACTGGCACAAGACTGTTAAGGACAACAGTGCcctgcagaaaaataaaaaccaacacAATAGAtaataaacggttaagaatatatgaaagtcatatatttgaactgcggataaagacgtgaatgaaagtgatcctcgcagtaatgtgcactacttaggcagtagtgaaaataaggcctgaaaaaaattcaggcctgtatgggatttgaacccatgacctctgcgataccggggtgggtttatttagaaccaacagCAAGTGCCAACCCAAGTGGGTTTATCtagaaccaacatcatgaccagctcccagttggcttgttggctcagttggtagagcgctgcaccggtatcgcagatGTTATAGGCAAGG
It encodes the following:
- the LOC131778016 gene encoding protein BTG2-like, which translates into the protein MKEEVCSAIKFLSEVLSRNSKVNQEQIQKFKDTLEQLITARFENHWHPKKPLKGNAFRCINIDELTGIDPVLLTATKASGISPLVLLELFPGGLALWIDPGDVSCRIGKGSICPIYCKIPQQQHHQPHQQFTNHSQRHLQPFYFNTDYRQCSQFNNKQILSTRSVNNKENFDKYHWISKDYFKRPTEVF
- the LOC131777090 gene encoding lysosome-associated membrane glycoprotein 1-like, with the protein product MAYLHLLFAACVHYSVFCHWMFVGATGSLTSASNLVQSSVVTHSFGKNTSIPSPRKTVTSTKVTVTSSSSSVVPSPRKTVKPGNLTVTASFNGTVTPQNMTITPSHMTTAVLNSSVMPPSTGTIRPTPVPTVLPSSTVHPTPTSLPPGPGNFTVKNNGTVCLFAYMAAKFDVTTSSKKLTFELPKNAKSSGECDTRSKDHPFIKLSWSTHSHDCSFTMHFEKFSKDTTTNTVTQYWMAANLTFSVKFNNSTTVFHSVKETFHALSAGIGDAYACPSAPAINLTAKKSSAEVTLTRFKFQPFGVKSGHFGNVTNCVHPTTPTASPSTSPPKTKQPNRQHESHTVAIAVGCSLAGLALVAVIGYLIWRHCSRNNQGGYRKL
- the LOC131781849 gene encoding uncharacterized protein, whose protein sequence is MLRLCAALVCLSVAFGGSSTQASTTNGTTPTVITNGTTPTMTTNGTTPIPTKNGTTPTTATNGTTPTTTTNGTTPTPTKNGTTTTATTNGTTTTATTNGTTTTATTNGTTSKPTPTPTPTPTPTPSYGNYTIKKDGKFCLLAQFEAKFTISYVKRVKEGNKTNTTKAKGTVVLNSLVPVNITGNCGMLSLTWTKQRPFYTLSIEFAGNDSSSTWRLSSVSFLANLKNNPMFSNATEGVVNASYTLFPNTSISGTNGSYYYCKKDTTFTLTAGKKDYQVQADFMDWKVEPFVQKNSEDFGSGKDCYQDHPTPTPTHNKSSDSDIVPIAVGCALAGLVLIVLIAYVIGRRKSHRGYEKV